A genomic window from Cyprinus carpio isolate SPL01 chromosome B9, ASM1834038v1, whole genome shotgun sequence includes:
- the LOC109090552 gene encoding PTB domain-containing engulfment adapter protein 1 isoform X3 yields MNRAFNRKKDKSWMHTPEALAKHFIAYNAKFLGHTEVDQPKGTEVVRDAVRKLKFQKHIKKSEGQKIPKMELQISIYGVKILDPKSKEVQHNCQLHRISFCADDKTDKRIFTFICKDSESNKHLCYVFDSEKCAEEITLTIGQAFDLAYKKFLESGGKDVETRKQIGGLQKRIQDLEAENSELKKQLQVLEEQLMIAQVPPLLHINSSNEDYMLQRPSSLFWCHNVTSFSCFEISSVTLTPMSSPDSNLSAGLLTPPPAKPALSKTPSGASVPRPPGNSISSKTPTDIFDMVPFSPMTPLVPLPASNGSAPPPPARPSEIRRDLFGAEPFDPFTCGAADFPPDIQSKLDEMQRQRWRGSKWD; encoded by the exons ATAAATCATGGATGCACACTCCAGAAGCACTGGCCAAACATTTTATAGCATACAATGCCAAG TTTCTGGGGCACACAGAAGTTGATCAACCCAAAGGTACAGAGGTGGTGAGAGATGCCGTCAGAAAGCTCAAG TTTCAGAAACACATTAAGAAGTCAGAGGGACAGAAGATCCCAAAAATGGAATTACAGATCTCCATCTACGGAGTGAAAATATTAGATCCCAAATCAAAA GAAGTACAGCACAACTGTCAGTTGCACCGGATATCCTTCTGTGCAGATGATAAGACTGACAAAAGGATATTCACATTCATTTGTAAAGATTCAGAATCCAACAAACATCTCTGCTATGTGTTTGACAGTGAAAAATGT GCAGAAGAGATAACTTTGACCATCGGCCAAGCGTTTGACTTGGCTTACAAGAAGTTTTTGGAGTCCGGGGGAAAAGACGTAGAGACGAGGAAACAGATAGGTGGCCTACAGAAAAGA ATTCAAGATCTTGAAGCTGAAAATTCTGAGTTGAAGAAGCAGTTGCAAGTCTTGGAGGAACAGCTGATGATTGCTCAAGTTCCTCCT CTTCTTCACATTAACTCTTCTAATGAGGACTATATGCTTCAGAGACCCTCATCTCTCTTCTGGTGTCACAACGTGACCTCGTTCTCTTGCTTCGAAATCTCTTCTGTTACACTAACGCCAATGAGCTCACCTGACTCTAACCTTTCTGCCGGTCTTCTGACTCCTCCACCTGCTAAACCAGCTTTGTCAAAGACTCCAAGTGGAGCCAGTGTTCCTCGACCTCCT GGAAACAGCATATCCTCGAAGACGCCCACTGACATATTTGACATGGTTCCATTTTCTCCAATGACCCCATTGGTTCCATTACCAGCAAGTAATGGCTCGGCCCCTCCACCACCTGCAAGGCCTTCAGAGATTA GGAGAGACCTGTTTGGTGCAGAACCATTTGACCCTTTTACCTGCGGGGCAGCTGACTTTCCTCCTGACATCCAGTCCAAGCTGGATGAGATGCAG CGGCAAAGATG GAGGGGTTCAAAATGGGACTAA
- the LOC109090552 gene encoding PTB domain-containing engulfment adapter protein 1 isoform X7, whose amino-acid sequence MNRAFNRKKDKSWMHTPEALAKHFIAYNAKFLGHTEVDQPKGTEVVRDAVRKLKFQKHIKKSEGQKIPKMELQISIYGVKILDPKSKEVQHNCQLHRISFCADDKTDKRIFTFICKDSESNKHLCYVFDSEKCAEEITLTIGQAFDLAYKKFLESGGKDVETRKQIGGLQKRIQDLEAENSELKKQLQVLEEQLMIAQVPPGNSISSKTPTDIFDMVPFSPMTPLVPLPASNGSAPPPPARPSEIRRDLFGAEPFDPFTCGAADFPPDIQSKLDEMQRQRWRGSKWD is encoded by the exons ATAAATCATGGATGCACACTCCAGAAGCACTGGCCAAACATTTTATAGCATACAATGCCAAG TTTCTGGGGCACACAGAAGTTGATCAACCCAAAGGTACAGAGGTGGTGAGAGATGCCGTCAGAAAGCTCAAG TTTCAGAAACACATTAAGAAGTCAGAGGGACAGAAGATCCCAAAAATGGAATTACAGATCTCCATCTACGGAGTGAAAATATTAGATCCCAAATCAAAA GAAGTACAGCACAACTGTCAGTTGCACCGGATATCCTTCTGTGCAGATGATAAGACTGACAAAAGGATATTCACATTCATTTGTAAAGATTCAGAATCCAACAAACATCTCTGCTATGTGTTTGACAGTGAAAAATGT GCAGAAGAGATAACTTTGACCATCGGCCAAGCGTTTGACTTGGCTTACAAGAAGTTTTTGGAGTCCGGGGGAAAAGACGTAGAGACGAGGAAACAGATAGGTGGCCTACAGAAAAGA ATTCAAGATCTTGAAGCTGAAAATTCTGAGTTGAAGAAGCAGTTGCAAGTCTTGGAGGAACAGCTGATGATTGCTCAAGTTCCTCCT GGAAACAGCATATCCTCGAAGACGCCCACTGACATATTTGACATGGTTCCATTTTCTCCAATGACCCCATTGGTTCCATTACCAGCAAGTAATGGCTCGGCCCCTCCACCACCTGCAAGGCCTTCAGAGATTA GGAGAGACCTGTTTGGTGCAGAACCATTTGACCCTTTTACCTGCGGGGCAGCTGACTTTCCTCCTGACATCCAGTCCAAGCTGGATGAGATGCAG CGGCAAAGATG GAGGGGTTCAAAATGGGACTAA
- the LOC109090552 gene encoding PTB domain-containing engulfment adapter protein 1 isoform X6, translated as MNRAFNRKKDKSWMHTPEALAKHFIAYNAKFLGHTEVDQPKGTEVVRDAVRKLKFQKHIKKSEGQKIPKMELQISIYGVKILDPKSKEVQHNCQLHRISFCADDKTDKRIFTFICKDSESNKHLCYVFDSEKCAEEITLTIGQAFDLAYKKFLESGGKDVETRKQIGGLQKRIQDLEAENSELKKQLQVLEEQLMIAQVPPGNSISSKTPTDIFDMVPFSPMTPLVPLPASNGSAPPPPARPSEIRRDLFGAEPFDPFTCGAADFPPDIQSKLDEMQEGFKMGLTVEGTVFSLDPLEGHC; from the exons ATAAATCATGGATGCACACTCCAGAAGCACTGGCCAAACATTTTATAGCATACAATGCCAAG TTTCTGGGGCACACAGAAGTTGATCAACCCAAAGGTACAGAGGTGGTGAGAGATGCCGTCAGAAAGCTCAAG TTTCAGAAACACATTAAGAAGTCAGAGGGACAGAAGATCCCAAAAATGGAATTACAGATCTCCATCTACGGAGTGAAAATATTAGATCCCAAATCAAAA GAAGTACAGCACAACTGTCAGTTGCACCGGATATCCTTCTGTGCAGATGATAAGACTGACAAAAGGATATTCACATTCATTTGTAAAGATTCAGAATCCAACAAACATCTCTGCTATGTGTTTGACAGTGAAAAATGT GCAGAAGAGATAACTTTGACCATCGGCCAAGCGTTTGACTTGGCTTACAAGAAGTTTTTGGAGTCCGGGGGAAAAGACGTAGAGACGAGGAAACAGATAGGTGGCCTACAGAAAAGA ATTCAAGATCTTGAAGCTGAAAATTCTGAGTTGAAGAAGCAGTTGCAAGTCTTGGAGGAACAGCTGATGATTGCTCAAGTTCCTCCT GGAAACAGCATATCCTCGAAGACGCCCACTGACATATTTGACATGGTTCCATTTTCTCCAATGACCCCATTGGTTCCATTACCAGCAAGTAATGGCTCGGCCCCTCCACCACCTGCAAGGCCTTCAGAGATTA GGAGAGACCTGTTTGGTGCAGAACCATTTGACCCTTTTACCTGCGGGGCAGCTGACTTTCCTCCTGACATCCAGTCCAAGCTGGATGAGATGCAG GAGGGGTTCAAAATGGGACTAACAGTAGAGGGCACTGTCTTTTCCCTTGATCCACTAGAAGGTCACTGCTGA
- the LOC109090552 gene encoding PTB domain-containing engulfment adapter protein 1 isoform X1, whose amino-acid sequence MNRAFNRKKDKSWMHTPEALAKHFIAYNAKFLGHTEVDQPKGTEVVRDAVRKLKFQKHIKKSEGQKIPKMELQISIYGVKILDPKSKEVQHNCQLHRISFCADDKTDKRIFTFICKDSESNKHLCYVFDSEKCAEEITLTIGQAFDLAYKKFLESGGKDVETRKQIGGLQKRIQDLEAENSELKKQLQVLEEQLMIAQVPPLLHINSSNEDYMLQRPSSLFWCHNVTSFSCFEISSVTLTPMSSPDSNLSAGLLTPPPAKPALSKTPSGASVPRPPGNSISSKTPTDIFDMVPFSPMTPLVPLPASNGSAPPPPARPSEIRRDLFGAEPFDPFTCGAADFPPDIQSKLDEMQICLGSAILFADGKLSREVCFLSML is encoded by the exons ATAAATCATGGATGCACACTCCAGAAGCACTGGCCAAACATTTTATAGCATACAATGCCAAG TTTCTGGGGCACACAGAAGTTGATCAACCCAAAGGTACAGAGGTGGTGAGAGATGCCGTCAGAAAGCTCAAG TTTCAGAAACACATTAAGAAGTCAGAGGGACAGAAGATCCCAAAAATGGAATTACAGATCTCCATCTACGGAGTGAAAATATTAGATCCCAAATCAAAA GAAGTACAGCACAACTGTCAGTTGCACCGGATATCCTTCTGTGCAGATGATAAGACTGACAAAAGGATATTCACATTCATTTGTAAAGATTCAGAATCCAACAAACATCTCTGCTATGTGTTTGACAGTGAAAAATGT GCAGAAGAGATAACTTTGACCATCGGCCAAGCGTTTGACTTGGCTTACAAGAAGTTTTTGGAGTCCGGGGGAAAAGACGTAGAGACGAGGAAACAGATAGGTGGCCTACAGAAAAGA ATTCAAGATCTTGAAGCTGAAAATTCTGAGTTGAAGAAGCAGTTGCAAGTCTTGGAGGAACAGCTGATGATTGCTCAAGTTCCTCCT CTTCTTCACATTAACTCTTCTAATGAGGACTATATGCTTCAGAGACCCTCATCTCTCTTCTGGTGTCACAACGTGACCTCGTTCTCTTGCTTCGAAATCTCTTCTGTTACACTAACGCCAATGAGCTCACCTGACTCTAACCTTTCTGCCGGTCTTCTGACTCCTCCACCTGCTAAACCAGCTTTGTCAAAGACTCCAAGTGGAGCCAGTGTTCCTCGACCTCCT GGAAACAGCATATCCTCGAAGACGCCCACTGACATATTTGACATGGTTCCATTTTCTCCAATGACCCCATTGGTTCCATTACCAGCAAGTAATGGCTCGGCCCCTCCACCACCTGCAAGGCCTTCAGAGATTA GGAGAGACCTGTTTGGTGCAGAACCATTTGACCCTTTTACCTGCGGGGCAGCTGACTTTCCTCCTGACATCCAGTCCAAGCTGGATGAGATGCAG ATTTGTCTTGGGAGTGCTATTCTGTTTGCAGATGGAAAACTTTCAAGAGAAGTTTGCTTTTTAAGTATGCTTTGA
- the LOC109090552 gene encoding PTB domain-containing engulfment adapter protein 1 isoform X5, producing MNRAFNRKKDKSWMHTPEALAKHFIAYNAKFLGHTEVDQPKGTEVVRDAVRKLKFQKHIKKSEGQKIPKMELQISIYGVKILDPKSKEVQHNCQLHRISFCADDKTDKRIFTFICKDSESNKHLCYVFDSEKCAEEITLTIGQAFDLAYKKFLESGGKDVETRKQIGGLQKRIQDLEAENSELKKQLQVLEEQLMIAQVPPGNSISSKTPTDIFDMVPFSPMTPLVPLPASNGSAPPPPARPSEIRRDLFGAEPFDPFTCGAADFPPDIQSKLDEMQICLGSAILFADGKLSREVCFLSML from the exons ATAAATCATGGATGCACACTCCAGAAGCACTGGCCAAACATTTTATAGCATACAATGCCAAG TTTCTGGGGCACACAGAAGTTGATCAACCCAAAGGTACAGAGGTGGTGAGAGATGCCGTCAGAAAGCTCAAG TTTCAGAAACACATTAAGAAGTCAGAGGGACAGAAGATCCCAAAAATGGAATTACAGATCTCCATCTACGGAGTGAAAATATTAGATCCCAAATCAAAA GAAGTACAGCACAACTGTCAGTTGCACCGGATATCCTTCTGTGCAGATGATAAGACTGACAAAAGGATATTCACATTCATTTGTAAAGATTCAGAATCCAACAAACATCTCTGCTATGTGTTTGACAGTGAAAAATGT GCAGAAGAGATAACTTTGACCATCGGCCAAGCGTTTGACTTGGCTTACAAGAAGTTTTTGGAGTCCGGGGGAAAAGACGTAGAGACGAGGAAACAGATAGGTGGCCTACAGAAAAGA ATTCAAGATCTTGAAGCTGAAAATTCTGAGTTGAAGAAGCAGTTGCAAGTCTTGGAGGAACAGCTGATGATTGCTCAAGTTCCTCCT GGAAACAGCATATCCTCGAAGACGCCCACTGACATATTTGACATGGTTCCATTTTCTCCAATGACCCCATTGGTTCCATTACCAGCAAGTAATGGCTCGGCCCCTCCACCACCTGCAAGGCCTTCAGAGATTA GGAGAGACCTGTTTGGTGCAGAACCATTTGACCCTTTTACCTGCGGGGCAGCTGACTTTCCTCCTGACATCCAGTCCAAGCTGGATGAGATGCAG ATTTGTCTTGGGAGTGCTATTCTGTTTGCAGATGGAAAACTTTCAAGAGAAGTTTGCTTTTTAAGTATGCTTTGA
- the LOC109090552 gene encoding PTB domain-containing engulfment adapter protein 1 isoform X4, with amino-acid sequence MNRAFNRKKDKSWMHTPEALAKHFIAYNAKFLGHTEVDQPKGTEVVRDAVRKLKFQKHIKKSEGQKIPKMELQISIYGVKILDPKSKEVQHNCQLHRISFCADDKTDKRIFTFICKDSESNKHLCYVFDSEKCAEEITLTIGQAFDLAYKKFLESGGKDVETRKQIGGLQKRIQDLEAENSELKKQLQVLEEQLMIAQVPPLLHINSSNEDYMLQRPSSLFWCHNVTSFSCFEISSVTLTPMSSPDSNLSAGLLTPPPAKPALSKTPSGASVPRPPGNSISSKTPTDIFDMVPFSPMTPLVPLPASNGSAPPPPARPSEIRRDLFGAEPFDPFTCGAADFPPDIQSKLDEMQVTACL; translated from the exons ATAAATCATGGATGCACACTCCAGAAGCACTGGCCAAACATTTTATAGCATACAATGCCAAG TTTCTGGGGCACACAGAAGTTGATCAACCCAAAGGTACAGAGGTGGTGAGAGATGCCGTCAGAAAGCTCAAG TTTCAGAAACACATTAAGAAGTCAGAGGGACAGAAGATCCCAAAAATGGAATTACAGATCTCCATCTACGGAGTGAAAATATTAGATCCCAAATCAAAA GAAGTACAGCACAACTGTCAGTTGCACCGGATATCCTTCTGTGCAGATGATAAGACTGACAAAAGGATATTCACATTCATTTGTAAAGATTCAGAATCCAACAAACATCTCTGCTATGTGTTTGACAGTGAAAAATGT GCAGAAGAGATAACTTTGACCATCGGCCAAGCGTTTGACTTGGCTTACAAGAAGTTTTTGGAGTCCGGGGGAAAAGACGTAGAGACGAGGAAACAGATAGGTGGCCTACAGAAAAGA ATTCAAGATCTTGAAGCTGAAAATTCTGAGTTGAAGAAGCAGTTGCAAGTCTTGGAGGAACAGCTGATGATTGCTCAAGTTCCTCCT CTTCTTCACATTAACTCTTCTAATGAGGACTATATGCTTCAGAGACCCTCATCTCTCTTCTGGTGTCACAACGTGACCTCGTTCTCTTGCTTCGAAATCTCTTCTGTTACACTAACGCCAATGAGCTCACCTGACTCTAACCTTTCTGCCGGTCTTCTGACTCCTCCACCTGCTAAACCAGCTTTGTCAAAGACTCCAAGTGGAGCCAGTGTTCCTCGACCTCCT GGAAACAGCATATCCTCGAAGACGCCCACTGACATATTTGACATGGTTCCATTTTCTCCAATGACCCCATTGGTTCCATTACCAGCAAGTAATGGCTCGGCCCCTCCACCACCTGCAAGGCCTTCAGAGATTA GGAGAGACCTGTTTGGTGCAGAACCATTTGACCCTTTTACCTGCGGGGCAGCTGACTTTCCTCCTGACATCCAGTCCAAGCTGGATGAGATGCAGGTGACTGCATGTCTGTGA
- the LOC109090552 gene encoding PTB domain-containing engulfment adapter protein 1 isoform X2, translating into MNRAFNRKKDKSWMHTPEALAKHFIAYNAKFLGHTEVDQPKGTEVVRDAVRKLKFQKHIKKSEGQKIPKMELQISIYGVKILDPKSKEVQHNCQLHRISFCADDKTDKRIFTFICKDSESNKHLCYVFDSEKCAEEITLTIGQAFDLAYKKFLESGGKDVETRKQIGGLQKRIQDLEAENSELKKQLQVLEEQLMIAQVPPLLHINSSNEDYMLQRPSSLFWCHNVTSFSCFEISSVTLTPMSSPDSNLSAGLLTPPPAKPALSKTPSGASVPRPPGNSISSKTPTDIFDMVPFSPMTPLVPLPASNGSAPPPPARPSEIRRDLFGAEPFDPFTCGAADFPPDIQSKLDEMQEGFKMGLTVEGTVFSLDPLEGHC; encoded by the exons ATAAATCATGGATGCACACTCCAGAAGCACTGGCCAAACATTTTATAGCATACAATGCCAAG TTTCTGGGGCACACAGAAGTTGATCAACCCAAAGGTACAGAGGTGGTGAGAGATGCCGTCAGAAAGCTCAAG TTTCAGAAACACATTAAGAAGTCAGAGGGACAGAAGATCCCAAAAATGGAATTACAGATCTCCATCTACGGAGTGAAAATATTAGATCCCAAATCAAAA GAAGTACAGCACAACTGTCAGTTGCACCGGATATCCTTCTGTGCAGATGATAAGACTGACAAAAGGATATTCACATTCATTTGTAAAGATTCAGAATCCAACAAACATCTCTGCTATGTGTTTGACAGTGAAAAATGT GCAGAAGAGATAACTTTGACCATCGGCCAAGCGTTTGACTTGGCTTACAAGAAGTTTTTGGAGTCCGGGGGAAAAGACGTAGAGACGAGGAAACAGATAGGTGGCCTACAGAAAAGA ATTCAAGATCTTGAAGCTGAAAATTCTGAGTTGAAGAAGCAGTTGCAAGTCTTGGAGGAACAGCTGATGATTGCTCAAGTTCCTCCT CTTCTTCACATTAACTCTTCTAATGAGGACTATATGCTTCAGAGACCCTCATCTCTCTTCTGGTGTCACAACGTGACCTCGTTCTCTTGCTTCGAAATCTCTTCTGTTACACTAACGCCAATGAGCTCACCTGACTCTAACCTTTCTGCCGGTCTTCTGACTCCTCCACCTGCTAAACCAGCTTTGTCAAAGACTCCAAGTGGAGCCAGTGTTCCTCGACCTCCT GGAAACAGCATATCCTCGAAGACGCCCACTGACATATTTGACATGGTTCCATTTTCTCCAATGACCCCATTGGTTCCATTACCAGCAAGTAATGGCTCGGCCCCTCCACCACCTGCAAGGCCTTCAGAGATTA GGAGAGACCTGTTTGGTGCAGAACCATTTGACCCTTTTACCTGCGGGGCAGCTGACTTTCCTCCTGACATCCAGTCCAAGCTGGATGAGATGCAG GAGGGGTTCAAAATGGGACTAACAGTAGAGGGCACTGTCTTTTCCCTTGATCCACTAGAAGGTCACTGCTGA